The Streptomyces albofaciens JCM 4342 genome has a segment encoding these proteins:
- a CDS encoding universal stress protein: MTRAPTPFPGRVVVGFDGSDHAVRALDRAADEAARRGTSLEIVCGWPWGKHPLPDFGVTDDTGKLLYSSARRLMDAATERVRARAAQVAVSESLTTESAARALLRCGRDAALTVVGTRGHGGFAGLLLGSVSLRVAAHCTTPLMVVRGDGAERHHRVLVGVESEADDDALHFAFQEARRCAAELRVLHAWQYPAAPHGSHAASYHLTWDELEQLRKGAEAVAQYAVAPLREIYPDVAVHTDTVCQQPGKALVEAGRNADVTVLAAHRRPRRVGLQLGPVTHAMLHHAHCPVVLVPVD; this comes from the coding sequence ATGACCCGAGCACCGACCCCGTTCCCCGGCCGGGTGGTCGTCGGATTCGACGGTTCCGACCACGCCGTACGGGCCCTCGACCGCGCCGCCGACGAGGCCGCGCGCCGCGGCACTTCGCTGGAGATCGTCTGCGGCTGGCCCTGGGGCAAGCATCCGCTGCCCGACTTCGGCGTCACCGACGACACCGGCAAACTGCTCTACAGCAGCGCCCGCCGGCTGATGGACGCGGCCACCGAACGCGTCCGGGCCCGCGCTGCGCAGGTTGCCGTCAGCGAGTCGCTGACCACGGAATCGGCGGCGCGCGCCCTGCTGCGCTGCGGGCGCGACGCCGCGCTCACCGTGGTCGGCACCCGCGGCCACGGCGGCTTCGCCGGGCTGCTGCTGGGCTCGGTGAGCCTGCGCGTGGCGGCCCACTGCACCACACCCCTGATGGTCGTACGCGGCGACGGCGCCGAACGACACCACCGGGTCCTCGTCGGCGTCGAATCGGAAGCGGACGACGACGCCCTCCACTTCGCCTTCCAGGAAGCCCGGCGGTGCGCTGCCGAGCTGCGCGTACTGCACGCCTGGCAGTACCCGGCGGCCCCGCACGGGTCGCACGCCGCGTCGTACCACCTGACCTGGGACGAACTGGAGCAGCTGCGCAAGGGAGCCGAAGCGGTTGCGCAGTACGCCGTCGCGCCGCTGCGCGAGATCTACCCGGACGTCGCAGTCCACACCGACACGGTCTGTCAGCAGCCCGGCAAGGCCCTCGTGGAGGCCGGCCGGAACGCCGATGTGACCGTGCTGGCCGCCCACCGACGCCCGCGCCGGGTGGGCCTGCAACTGGGGCCGGTCACCCACGCGATGCTCCACCACGCGCACTGCCCGGTCGTCCTCGTGCCGGTGGACTGA
- a CDS encoding HAD family hydrolase, whose protein sequence is MTTVSPQQGRPSVPCGPTARRGVRETPTPVEARPTPLTRYHALIIGIEGVVTDTARIHATTWQRAFDAFLRQADRLPRHATRPFDPDRDFRRFFQGRARTEGVQAFLTARGIPPPEDEGAWTPESRTVRTLVAQEDQLFTAYMQHNGVPVWPDSLRLVGAVRRHAVPVAAVSASRHAHTLLAAAGVRHRFDTVVDGRDRVRLHRSAGPDPILLQEAARRLRATPLRTAVVVAAPAWVTAARRGGFGTVVGLDRAGRAEHAVELYERGAGHVVRGLVELLPDT, encoded by the coding sequence ATGACCACCGTCTCACCCCAACAGGGCCGGCCCTCAGTTCCCTGCGGACCGACCGCCCGTCGAGGCGTCCGGGAGACGCCCACTCCGGTCGAGGCCCGTCCTACGCCGCTCACCCGGTACCACGCGCTGATCATCGGCATCGAGGGTGTGGTCACGGACACCGCGCGCATCCATGCCACGACCTGGCAACGAGCCTTCGACGCCTTCCTCCGGCAGGCCGACCGCCTCCCGCGGCACGCCACCCGGCCCTTCGACCCGGACCGGGACTTCCGGCGGTTCTTCCAGGGACGCGCCCGCACCGAAGGCGTCCAGGCGTTCCTCACCGCGCGAGGCATTCCACCGCCGGAGGACGAAGGTGCCTGGACACCGGAAAGCCGTACCGTCCGGACGCTCGTCGCCCAGGAGGACCAACTCTTCACCGCGTACATGCAGCACAACGGTGTGCCGGTCTGGCCGGACAGCCTGCGGCTGGTGGGGGCCGTGCGCCGGCACGCGGTACCCGTCGCCGCGGTGTCCGCCTCCCGCCACGCGCACACCCTGCTGGCAGCGGCGGGCGTACGGCACCGCTTCGACACCGTGGTGGACGGGCGCGACCGGGTCCGTCTGCACCGCTCCGCCGGCCCCGACCCGATCCTGCTGCAAGAGGCGGCCAGGCGGCTGCGGGCCACGCCCCTGCGCACCGCCGTGGTCGTCGCCGCGCCCGCCTGGGTGACGGCGGCCCGGCGGGGCGGCTTCGGCACCGTCGTCGGCCTGGACCGGGCGGGCCGGGCGGAGCACGCCGTCGAACTCTACGAGCGGGGCGCCGGCCACGTCGTACGCGGACTGGTCGAACTGCTGCCCGACACCTGA
- a CDS encoding CBS domain-containing protein, which yields MKHRLIDQVMNREVVKTLPEAPFKEVADLLARHDISGVPVVDPDDKVLGVVSETDLIYRQAGQEDAPHRRYVPVPRSKRARTARAKARARTARALMSSPAVTVGPRQTVTEAARTMAAHHVERLPVIDEEGRLMGIVTRSDLLSVFRRPDEEIRDEIIEDVLVRTLWLAPHTIGVIVQDGVVTLTGKLQRRSEVPIAVRLAGRVDGVVSVIDRLGYQEDDSHLRPTEQALHGITEEWLRKI from the coding sequence ATGAAGCACCGGCTGATCGACCAGGTCATGAACCGCGAGGTCGTCAAGACGCTCCCCGAGGCGCCGTTCAAGGAGGTCGCCGACCTGCTGGCACGGCACGACATCAGCGGGGTGCCCGTCGTGGACCCGGACGACAAGGTACTGGGCGTCGTCTCGGAGACCGACCTGATATACCGGCAGGCCGGTCAGGAGGACGCACCGCACCGGCGGTACGTACCGGTGCCGCGCTCCAAGCGCGCCCGCACCGCGCGGGCCAAGGCACGTGCGCGAACGGCCCGTGCCCTGATGTCCTCCCCCGCCGTCACGGTCGGTCCCCGCCAGACCGTCACCGAGGCCGCCCGCACCATGGCCGCCCACCACGTCGAACGCCTCCCGGTCATTGACGAAGAGGGACGGCTCATGGGCATCGTCACCCGCAGCGACCTGCTCTCCGTCTTCCGCCGCCCCGACGAGGAGATCCGCGACGAGATCATCGAAGACGTCCTCGTCCGCACCCTGTGGCTCGCCCCGCACACCATCGGCGTGATCGTCCAGGACGGCGTCGTCACCCTCACCGGAAAGCTCCAGCGGCGCAGCGAAGTCCCCATCGCCGTACGGCTGGCCGGCCGCGTCGACGGTGTCGTCAGCGTCATCGACCGCCTCGGCTACCAGGAAGACGACTCCCACCTGCGCCCCACCGAACAGGCCCTGCACGGCATCACCGAGGAATGGCTGCGGAAGATCTGA
- a CDS encoding flavodoxin domain-containing protein, translated as MTGKRVLVAYGTQNGGTAGIAEEIAATLEKDGLAAEPRPAADVTDVTAYDAVVLGGGLYAGRWHRDARRFARRLKSALLERPVWCFSSGPLDATATQKDIPPTRAVQRDMSRIKARGHTTFGGRLDPDPQGRLARSMAKRGMAHDWRDFDQIRAWAHTIATDLDKQAVI; from the coding sequence ATGACCGGCAAGCGCGTCCTCGTCGCCTACGGAACGCAGAACGGCGGCACCGCGGGCATCGCCGAAGAGATCGCGGCAACACTGGAAAAGGACGGCCTGGCAGCGGAGCCCCGCCCGGCGGCGGACGTCACCGATGTGACCGCCTATGACGCGGTCGTCCTCGGCGGCGGGCTGTACGCCGGCCGCTGGCACCGTGACGCCCGCCGCTTCGCCCGCAGGCTCAAGTCCGCATTGCTGGAACGCCCGGTGTGGTGCTTCAGCAGCGGCCCGCTCGACGCCACCGCCACCCAGAAGGACATCCCGCCGACGCGGGCGGTGCAGCGCGACATGTCCCGCATCAAGGCACGCGGCCACACCACCTTCGGCGGCCGCCTCGACCCGGACCCTCAGGGCCGGCTCGCCCGCTCCATGGCCAAACGGGGCATGGCCCACGACTGGCGCGACTTCGACCAGATCCGCGCCTGGGCCCACACCATCGCCACGGACCTGGACAAACAAGCAGTGATATGA
- a CDS encoding universal stress protein: MTGHIAVGLDGSRESLAAAGWAAREARFRGLSLRLVHAWEGLTCPDRDAGLKEPVLPELAVPRHWARRILRSAENDLNLRYPDLRIVADLVAEPPVAALAAAGKEAELLVLGSRGLGGVTGFLVGSVAMSTVAHAVRPVALVRAGYRAQAEEGPGGHGQAPSRTSCRAVTLGLDARRPCDPVIEFAFDAAARRGAPLSVVHTWKPPPSSADPAVAAPGPTAYAESEARARRAVSGALRLWREKYPEQEITELLRTGKPARNLVALTEGAELLVIGRRNRRSAIGAHLGPVAHAAIHHVRCPVVVVPHD, translated from the coding sequence GTGACCGGTCACATAGCCGTCGGACTGGACGGTTCACGCGAGAGCCTGGCCGCCGCCGGCTGGGCGGCCCGAGAGGCACGGTTTCGCGGGCTGTCGCTGCGACTCGTGCACGCCTGGGAAGGGCTGACCTGCCCGGACCGGGACGCGGGTCTCAAAGAGCCGGTACTGCCGGAGCTGGCCGTACCCAGGCACTGGGCGCGCCGCATCCTGCGGTCCGCCGAGAACGACCTGAACCTGCGGTATCCGGACCTGCGGATCGTGGCGGACCTGGTGGCCGAACCGCCGGTGGCCGCCCTGGCCGCGGCGGGGAAGGAGGCGGAACTGCTGGTGCTCGGATCACGGGGGCTGGGCGGGGTGACCGGTTTCCTGGTCGGGTCGGTGGCGATGTCCACCGTGGCGCACGCGGTCCGGCCGGTCGCCCTCGTCAGGGCCGGGTACCGCGCGCAGGCCGAGGAGGGACCCGGCGGGCACGGACAGGCCCCGTCGCGGACGTCCTGCCGCGCGGTGACGCTGGGGCTGGACGCCCGCCGTCCATGCGATCCCGTGATCGAGTTCGCCTTCGACGCCGCCGCCCGCCGCGGGGCGCCGCTGAGCGTCGTCCACACCTGGAAGCCACCGCCTTCGTCCGCCGACCCGGCGGTGGCGGCACCCGGACCGACCGCCTACGCGGAGTCCGAGGCGCGCGCCCGCCGGGCCGTCTCCGGAGCGCTACGGCTGTGGCGGGAGAAGTACCCCGAACAGGAGATCACCGAGCTGCTGCGCACCGGTAAGCCCGCCCGGAACCTGGTGGCACTCACCGAGGGCGCGGAACTGCTGGTGATCGGGCGCCGGAACCGGCGGTCCGCGATCGGTGCGCACCTGGGTCCGGTGGCGCACGCGGCGATCCATCACGTGAGGTGCCCGGTGGTCGTCGTGCCACACGACTGA
- the ppdK gene encoding pyruvate, phosphate dikinase: MVAYVYDFTEGSRDEAGLLGGKGANLAEMTRLGLPVPPGFTITTEACRAFLATGELPQELTRQVVAHLRRLEERAGRRLGQADDPLLLSVRSGARFSMPGMMDTILDVGLNDTTVHGLAKRSGRERFAWDSYRRLIQMYGSTVMGVDGALFEEALTRAKRERDTTDDLGLGTRELVGLVREFKAIVRRATGADFPQDPDEQLEQSVLAVFRSWNGERARVYRRREHIPDDLGTAVNIQTMVYGNLGPDSGTGVAFTRDPATGRAGVYGEYLPDAQGEDVVAGIRNAVPLQELRNIDSLSYERLLAHMALLEEQYRDLCDVEFTIERGRLWMLQTRIGKRTAQAAFRIAAELVDEGRITWADALRRVGGGQLTQLMFPRFDERAASRPLTRGIPASPGAAVGQVVFDSAEAVRRAAAGEQVVLVREETTPDDLPGMIAAQAVLTSRGGKTSHAAVVARGMGKVCVCGAEHIRVDLVRRRFTTGDGQEVTEGTVVSVDGAAGTVHLGALPLVDSPVMRYLETGERTAGPAEAVDRMLRQADAVARLEVRANADTPEDAARARRFGARGIGLCRTEHMFLGERRHLVEDMILARTGGERQSALDALLPLQRADFTEILAAMDGLPVTIRLLDPPLHEFLPDRTELAVDIASAKAAGRVPDAREVRLLEAVERMREQNPMLGLRGVRLALVVPGLTAMQVRAVGEAVVARVRAGGDPRAEIMVPLVGTHEELRVMRGQIETALSDVFTAAGCAVNCPVGTMIELPRAALTAAGIARYADFFSFGTNDLTQTTWGFSRDDAEASFFAPYLDQGILPASPFEKLDEDGVGRLIRTAVDEGRGARPDIKIGVCGEHGGEPDSIRFFHAAGLDYVSCSPFRVPGARLEAARAALPSADRDEDRGA, translated from the coding sequence ATGGTCGCGTATGTGTACGACTTCACCGAAGGCTCCCGTGACGAGGCCGGCCTGCTCGGCGGCAAGGGTGCCAACCTGGCCGAGATGACACGCCTGGGGCTGCCCGTGCCGCCGGGGTTCACCATCACCACGGAGGCGTGCCGGGCGTTCCTGGCCACGGGTGAGCTGCCGCAGGAACTGACCCGGCAGGTCGTCGCTCACCTCCGGAGGCTGGAGGAGCGGGCCGGACGCCGTCTGGGCCAGGCGGACGATCCGCTGCTGCTGTCCGTACGCTCGGGAGCCCGCTTCTCCATGCCGGGGATGATGGACACGATCCTCGATGTGGGGCTGAACGACACGACGGTGCACGGTCTGGCCAAGCGTTCCGGCCGGGAGCGCTTCGCCTGGGACTCCTACCGGCGGCTGATCCAGATGTACGGCAGCACGGTCATGGGCGTCGACGGGGCGCTTTTCGAAGAGGCTCTGACCCGCGCCAAGCGGGAGCGTGACACGACGGACGACCTCGGCCTCGGAACTCGTGAACTGGTGGGACTGGTCAGGGAGTTCAAGGCCATCGTGCGAAGGGCGACCGGCGCCGACTTCCCGCAGGACCCCGACGAGCAGCTGGAGCAGTCCGTGCTCGCCGTCTTCCGCTCCTGGAACGGTGAACGCGCCCGTGTCTACCGTCGGCGTGAGCACATCCCCGACGACCTGGGCACCGCCGTGAACATCCAGACCATGGTCTACGGAAATCTGGGCCCCGACTCCGGTACCGGAGTGGCCTTCACCCGGGACCCGGCCACCGGCCGCGCCGGTGTCTACGGCGAATACCTGCCCGACGCCCAGGGCGAGGACGTCGTCGCGGGCATCCGCAACGCCGTGCCGCTCCAGGAACTGCGGAACATCGACTCGCTCTCCTACGAGCGACTGCTGGCACACATGGCACTTCTGGAAGAGCAGTACCGCGATCTGTGTGACGTGGAGTTCACCATCGAGCGCGGGCGCCTGTGGATGCTCCAGACCCGTATCGGCAAACGCACCGCGCAAGCGGCGTTCCGCATCGCCGCGGAACTCGTCGACGAAGGACGGATCACCTGGGCCGATGCCCTGCGCAGGGTCGGCGGCGGACAGCTGACCCAGTTGATGTTCCCCCGCTTCGACGAACGGGCCGCGTCGCGGCCGCTCACGCGCGGCATCCCGGCCTCGCCCGGCGCCGCGGTCGGCCAGGTGGTGTTCGACAGCGCGGAGGCGGTCCGCCGGGCCGCGGCGGGTGAGCAGGTCGTCCTGGTACGGGAGGAGACGACCCCGGACGACCTGCCCGGAATGATCGCGGCGCAGGCCGTGCTCACCAGCAGGGGCGGCAAGACCAGCCATGCCGCGGTCGTCGCCCGCGGCATGGGAAAGGTCTGCGTGTGCGGCGCCGAGCACATCCGGGTCGACCTCGTTCGGCGCCGGTTCACCACCGGCGACGGGCAGGAAGTGACGGAGGGCACGGTCGTCTCCGTCGACGGAGCCGCCGGCACGGTGCACCTCGGTGCGCTGCCCCTGGTCGACTCACCCGTGATGCGGTATCTGGAGACCGGCGAACGGACCGCGGGCCCGGCCGAGGCGGTGGACCGGATGCTGCGACAGGCGGACGCCGTGGCCCGGCTGGAAGTGCGCGCCAATGCCGACACTCCCGAGGACGCCGCACGGGCCCGGAGGTTCGGAGCGCGGGGCATCGGGCTGTGCCGCACCGAGCACATGTTCCTGGGGGAGCGGCGGCACCTCGTCGAGGACATGATCCTCGCCCGGACCGGCGGTGAACGGCAGAGCGCGCTCGATGCGCTGCTTCCGCTCCAGCGGGCGGACTTCACCGAGATCCTCGCGGCGATGGACGGTCTGCCGGTCACCATCCGGCTGCTGGACCCGCCCCTGCACGAGTTCCTGCCCGACCGTACGGAACTGGCGGTGGACATCGCCTCGGCGAAGGCGGCCGGACGCGTTCCGGACGCCCGCGAGGTGCGGCTGCTGGAGGCCGTCGAGCGGATGCGCGAGCAGAATCCCATGCTGGGCCTGAGGGGAGTACGTCTGGCGCTGGTGGTCCCCGGGCTCACGGCCATGCAGGTGCGGGCTGTCGGTGAGGCCGTGGTCGCCCGGGTACGGGCCGGCGGTGACCCGCGTGCGGAGATCATGGTGCCGCTGGTGGGTACCCACGAAGAGCTGCGCGTGATGCGCGGGCAGATCGAGACGGCGCTGTCCGATGTCTTCACGGCCGCGGGATGCGCGGTGAACTGCCCGGTCGGCACCATGATCGAACTGCCGAGGGCGGCGCTGACCGCGGCGGGGATCGCCCGGTACGCCGACTTCTTCTCCTTCGGCACCAACGACCTGACCCAGACGACCTGGGGCTTCTCCCGGGACGACGCGGAAGCGTCCTTCTTCGCCCCCTACCTCGACCAGGGCATCCTGCCGGCCTCACCGTTCGAGAAACTGGACGAGGACGGTGTCGGCCGCCTGATCCGCACGGCCGTGGACGAGGGGCGGGGCGCCCGCCCCGACATCAAGATCGGTGTGTGCGGCGAGCACGGCGGAGAACCGGACTCCATCCGCTTCTTCCACGCCGCGGGACTCGACTACGTCTCCTGCTCCCCGTTCCGTGTTCCCGGCGCACGTCTGGAAGCGGCACGGGCAGCACTGCCGTCAGCGGACCGGGACGAGGACCGCGGGGCGTAG
- a CDS encoding bifunctional GNAT family N-acetyltransferase/acetate--CoA ligase family protein: MTSIEQSGSGVYALSSDGTTVCIRPARPEDRERVLRMFTGMSPENLRLRFFTVGTKSGAAAADRISTRGDTGGHALLALVGDEVTGTAEFHRSPADPDTADIGLAVADAWHGHGIGTLLLEHLAHAARAAGIRSFTADALTENHLMLKVIADLGLRTARRFDGPEVHCTIELSEDEPYLTAVDERGRTADVASLEPLLRPASVVVIGVGRSPSSVGRALLGNIRAHGFTGQLAAVNPHADAIDGTPCHPSAEQLPYVPDLAVLAVPAPAVPDAAEQCGKHGVKALVVVTSGLGDGQAAGLLAACRRHGMRLVGPNCLGLANTEQAVRLDATFAAAPPRAGTAGVAVQSGGVGIALLGALSRLGIGVSSFVSLGDKYDVSGNDLLQWWESDGVTDLALLHLESFGNPRAFSRTARRVARTMPVLTVDAGRSAAGRRAAASHTAAIATPTMTRRALFQQAGIIATDSVGDLVATAALLRAQPLPAGARVAVVSNAGGVAVLAADACAEAGLTLPELPGPLIADLLAVLPPGAKAANPVDTTAVVSGKQMAGCLDLLTGHGTVDAVLVALVPTALSAATGDDPARALVPPSGTRPRPVAAVLPGQDVSVRLLHSGGAAVPAYTEPSAAARALAHAVSYTRWRAEPPGTVPALEGIDSGTAAALVSGFLDRHPDGGWADPGLCAALLEAYGIPQSPWEWAADADAAVAAAERLGGGRMALKAHWPGLLHKTDVGALRLDLEGPQHVRDAYADLAARFAGVMTGAVVQPMAARGVELVAGVVQDQVFGPLVLFGLGGTATEVLADHAARLAPLTDLDAHALITAPRCAPLLFGHRTGRAVDLEGLEQLLLRLSRMACDLPQLAEADLNPVLARPDAVLPLDVRIRLLPHTAQSPYLRRLRTR, encoded by the coding sequence ATGACGAGCATCGAACAGTCCGGAAGCGGTGTGTACGCGTTGTCGTCCGACGGCACGACGGTCTGCATACGACCCGCCCGCCCGGAGGACCGGGAACGGGTACTGCGGATGTTCACCGGCATGTCCCCCGAGAACCTGCGGCTGCGATTCTTCACCGTGGGAACGAAGTCCGGCGCAGCGGCTGCGGACCGCATCAGCACCCGAGGGGACACCGGCGGCCATGCCCTGCTCGCACTGGTAGGAGATGAGGTCACCGGCACCGCCGAATTCCACCGCTCCCCTGCCGACCCGGACACGGCGGACATCGGCCTGGCGGTCGCGGACGCCTGGCACGGTCACGGCATCGGGACGCTGCTGTTGGAACACCTGGCCCATGCCGCCCGCGCGGCCGGTATCCGTTCCTTCACCGCCGACGCCCTGACCGAGAACCACCTCATGCTGAAGGTGATCGCCGACCTCGGCCTGCGCACCGCGCGGCGCTTCGACGGACCGGAGGTCCACTGCACCATCGAACTCAGCGAGGACGAACCGTACCTGACCGCGGTGGACGAGCGGGGGCGCACCGCCGATGTGGCCAGTCTGGAGCCGTTGCTGCGGCCCGCTTCCGTCGTCGTGATCGGCGTCGGCCGGTCCCCGTCCTCGGTCGGCCGCGCCCTGCTCGGCAACATCCGCGCGCACGGCTTCACCGGGCAGCTCGCCGCCGTCAACCCGCACGCCGACGCCATCGACGGCACGCCCTGCCACCCGTCGGCCGAGCAACTGCCCTACGTGCCCGACCTGGCGGTCCTGGCGGTACCCGCCCCCGCCGTGCCCGATGCCGCCGAACAGTGCGGCAAACACGGCGTCAAGGCCCTGGTCGTCGTCACTTCCGGACTCGGCGACGGGCAGGCGGCGGGACTGCTGGCCGCCTGCCGGCGCCACGGAATGCGGCTGGTGGGCCCCAACTGCCTGGGCCTGGCCAACACCGAGCAGGCCGTACGGCTGGACGCGACCTTCGCCGCGGCGCCGCCCCGTGCGGGCACCGCCGGGGTCGCCGTGCAGTCCGGCGGAGTGGGCATCGCGCTGCTCGGCGCACTGTCCCGGCTCGGCATCGGCGTGTCCTCCTTCGTCTCCCTCGGCGACAAGTACGACGTCAGCGGCAACGACCTGTTGCAGTGGTGGGAGAGCGACGGAGTCACCGACCTGGCGCTGCTGCACCTGGAGTCGTTCGGCAACCCGCGCGCCTTCTCCCGTACCGCGCGCCGGGTGGCCCGTACGATGCCCGTCCTGACCGTGGACGCGGGCCGGTCGGCGGCCGGGCGACGCGCCGCCGCCTCGCACACCGCGGCCATCGCCACTCCGACCATGACCCGCCGGGCCCTGTTCCAGCAGGCCGGGATCATCGCCACCGACAGCGTCGGCGACCTCGTCGCGACCGCCGCGCTGCTGCGTGCCCAGCCGCTGCCGGCCGGCGCCCGGGTCGCCGTGGTCAGCAACGCGGGCGGTGTCGCCGTCCTGGCCGCCGACGCCTGCGCGGAAGCCGGGCTGACGCTTCCGGAGCTGCCGGGGCCGCTCATCGCCGACCTGCTCGCCGTCCTCCCGCCCGGCGCGAAGGCCGCCAATCCGGTCGACACCACCGCCGTCGTCTCCGGGAAGCAAATGGCGGGCTGCCTGGACCTGCTGACCGGACACGGCACCGTGGACGCCGTGCTCGTGGCGCTGGTCCCCACCGCCCTGTCCGCCGCGACCGGCGACGACCCGGCCCGGGCCCTCGTCCCGCCGTCCGGGACCAGGCCCCGGCCGGTCGCCGCAGTACTCCCCGGTCAGGACGTGTCCGTACGGCTGCTGCACAGCGGCGGCGCCGCCGTCCCCGCATACACCGAACCGTCCGCTGCCGCCCGGGCTCTCGCCCACGCCGTCTCCTACACCCGCTGGCGCGCCGAGCCCCCGGGCACGGTCCCGGCCCTGGAGGGCATCGACAGCGGAACTGCCGCCGCGCTCGTGTCGGGCTTCCTGGACCGCCATCCCGACGGCGGCTGGGCGGACCCCGGCCTGTGCGCGGCGCTGCTGGAGGCGTACGGCATTCCGCAGTCACCGTGGGAGTGGGCCGCCGACGCCGACGCGGCGGTGGCCGCGGCCGAACGGCTGGGCGGCGGCCGGATGGCCCTCAAGGCGCACTGGCCCGGACTGCTGCACAAGACCGATGTGGGAGCGCTGCGCCTGGACCTGGAAGGGCCACAGCACGTCCGTGACGCGTACGCGGACCTGGCAGCACGCTTCGCCGGTGTGATGACGGGGGCGGTGGTGCAGCCGATGGCCGCGCGCGGCGTCGAACTGGTCGCGGGCGTCGTCCAGGACCAGGTGTTCGGCCCCCTGGTGCTCTTCGGCCTCGGCGGCACCGCCACCGAGGTGCTGGCCGACCACGCCGCCCGTCTCGCGCCGCTCACCGACCTGGACGCGCACGCCCTGATCACCGCACCGCGCTGCGCGCCCCTGCTGTTCGGCCACCGCACCGGCCGCGCCGTGGACCTCGAAGGGCTCGAACAACTGCTGCTGCGCCTGTCCCGCATGGCGTGCGACCTCCCCCAGCTGGCCGAGGCCGACCTCAACCCCGTACTCGCCCGCCCGGACGCCGTCCTCCCCCTGGACGTCCGCATCCGCCTGCTCCCGCACACCGCGCAGAGCCCGTACCTGCGCCGCCTGCGCACACGCTGA